The window CGCCCAGATCGAGCTGGCGCAGAAATTGGCTAATGTCGAGCAGCCCTAAGGAAACCCCTAGCACTCCCTGTAATTGACCCTGGTCGTAAATAGGCTGCACTGTGTCGATGCTCATATTGACCAGCGGTGACCAGACAAAAATTTCGGTCCAGGTGGGGTGACCTCGCGCCACGGCCAGCTGATACCAGGGGCGCGTGCGGGGATCATAGGGGGCTGTGTGTAGCCGTTTAGCAGGCCGATTTTGGCGATCAATGCTGTAAATTTCCAGGTGGCCGTTGGTGGTAACCGCATCAGCCACCCCCAAGGCATAGTCGCCATCGGGACGATGTTCAGCGCCAACGTATGTCCCAGCTTCCGTGCTCCAGTAAATTGCTGTCAGCCCTGTAAAGGTCTGAATCTGCTCTAGAAAGTAGCGATTGAGGCGATCGGGATCATTCAGATTCAGCATTCCTTGGGCGATCGCCTCGGCGTTGAGACGGTTTACCTGAGTCGCCTGACCGACGTGATCGCTTAACTCGGTTTCGATGCGATCGCTCACCTCCCCCATCAGGCGGTGAGCGAGTTCATAAATGGCCTGTTGTCCATTCCGCCAAGACAAATAGCCAACCAGACCAACGGCCCCCAGCACCTGCAGCAAAAAGGGCAAAATCAGCACCAGCCTAAGGGGAATCCGAGGCAGCGACCAAGGGAGTCGTTGAGTAGGATCACCGTTAGCCATGTACGACGGTCTCCACCCACTCCACAATGGCCTCAAATTCGAAGCGGCTCACCAGGTCTCGTAGCCGTTTGGCCAGCTCTGCCTGCTCGGGTCGCATTTGGTCGACTAAGTGCTTCAGCCAGTCAGCATCCGCCTGAATCGCCGCCTGACTGAGATCCTGAAGCCAGCTCCTGGGCATCCCTTCTCGAGTCTCAAGGGATAAAGCCCCCAACCGCGCTGCCGGTAGCGCCCTCTCTCGGGGAGAGCTGAGCACATAGGCGACCCCGAGATGGTCAGCCATCTTGCGAAAAATCTCTTCCCCATGGAAGGGCTTATGCATAAAATCATCACACCCGGCTGCCAACATCTCTTCCCGCTGATCTTCAAAGGCACTGGCCGTGAGGGCAATGATTTTAGTCGGCAGTGCCGGAGAAATCGAAGAAGGGGCGGAGGCGGCAGGATTTTCCGATGCCCCGCGGCCTTGCTCTCGCTTCCGTATCTGCCGCGTGGCCTCATAGCCATCCATAATGGGCATTCGCATATCCATCCAAATCAGATGGGGGTGCCAGGTAGACCATTGGTTCAGGGCGTCTTGGCCATTAATGGCAGCACGGGTATCAAACCCAACCGATTGCAGCAACTGCACCAGCGGATCTAGATTTTCAGGACGGTCATCAACCACCAGAATGCGGTAGACCGGTTGGTCAGGCGCAAGGCACTGAACCGTTTTGTCAGAGGCAGTCGCAACTTGCAAGGACAGATCTTCCAGGGTAGCTAGGGCCGTTGGCTCAACAGGCTCTAAGGCAATTGAAAACGTAAAGGTAGAGCCTTGACCAACTTCAGTGGCGATCGCAATGGCGCCGCCCATGAGTTGAACAAACTGCTGGGTAATGGCCAGGCCCAAGCCGCTCCCCCCTTCACCAGGGACGTGGTGAATCGCCTGGACAAACGGTTTAAATAACAAGGGCAAAACCTCGTCAGGAATCCCCGGCCCCGTATCTTCAATGGCAAAGGTTAGGGTGCCATTGGCAGCAGCAGTGGGTGCCTCAGCCTGTACTGTCAGGGCTACATGGCCAACCTGCGTAAATTTAAGGGCATTCCCCAACAGATTGATGAGTACCTGCCGCAGCTTGCCTTCATCCCCCACGATATAGCGGGGCACGGCATCATCCAGGGTAAAGCGGAGGGTTAGCTGCTTTGCCTCCGCCTGGATTTGGAACATATCTTGCAAAGTTCGCAGCAGGTGCCGCAAATCAAAGGGGTGAGGGCTAAGGGTGATGGTTCCAGCTTCAATTTTGGACATTTCCAACACGTCATTGATCAAATCCAGCAGGTGCTCACCACTGGTGTTGATCACATTGAGAGCCCCCTGCTGTTGAGGAGACAGGCTGGTATCTCGAGCCATCAGCTGAGCAAATCCCAAAATGGCATTCATGGGGGTGCGCAATTCGTGGCTCATGTTAGCCAAGAACTGACTCTTAGCCCGGTTAGCCATCTCGGCAGCTTCTTTCGCTCGATAAAGTTCCTCGGCGGTGCGCTTGCGCTCCATCGCGATCCCCGCCAAGTGAGCAGCGGTTTCCAGAATTTGCCAGTGATCAGCGGTGGGCGCTTGCGGCCGATCAAAATAGAGGGCAAACGTCCCCATCATCGTTCCCTGGGACGACATAATCGGCATTGACCAGCAGCTATGTAGGTTGAATCGCCGAGCCAGATCTCGCCATTGACTCCAGAGTGGATCACTCTGGGTATCGGTCACAATGACCGGAGCTTTCCGGTAGGCCGCTGTTCCACAGCTACCGACAGCGGGGCCAATTTCTAACCCATCCACAAGTTGCTGATAGGCCTCAGGCAGGTTGGGGGCAATACTGTGGTGCAGATGTTGGCCCGAGTCGTCCAACAACAAAATAGACCCTGTACTGCAGTGGGCCAGCTTTTCAAAAGTACTGACTAGCAGGGCCAACGTGGCATCTAACGGAGCGTCGGCAGCAATCAGCTCTAGCACCTGCTTCTGGCTCGTTAACAGCATCTCTGCCCGTTTGCGATTGGTGATGTCAACAATCACCCCGTCTAGCCACAGCAGGTTGCCAGCATCATCAAAAATACCTTGCCCCTTTTCATACATCCAGCGTTCGCTGCCGTTGGCATGGGTAATGGGATATTCCACCACGTAGGGTTGATGGGCATCGACGGCCTGACGCATAACAGCGTTGACTGCAGTGACATCCGATTTAGTCAACAAGTCAGCAAGACTACGGCCCGGCTTATTCATAAAGTCAGCAGCAGGGTAGCCCGTGAGGTCGGCGATCGCCTCACTTAAAAACGTCATCGTCCACCACTCATCGCTGCGGCATCGATAGACGGCTCCGGGCACATTCTCAATCAGGGTTCTAAATTGTTCTTCCCCCTGACGGAGGGCAGTTTCTGCCTGCTGCCGCTCAAGTTCTGCACCGACCCTGGCCGCAAAAATGCGGAAAAACATTTCCCGGTCAGGGTCAAATTCAAGGGAGCCGCGATTGAGAACAGCAATCACCCCAATCACTTCGCCGTTCGAACTCACCAAAGGCAGCCCCAAATAGCTATCTAGGCGCTCACTGGCAAGTAAAGGATCGTTAGGAAATAGCGCTACCAAGCCCTCAGCAAAATAGGCAGGCTTTCCTTGAACCACGAGTTCACAGGGAGTACCCGCCAGATCATAGTCAAAGTTTTCTCGCAGCTGACCTTCTATCAAAAACGAGAGCGTATGCACTCGACATTTGTGAGCATCGGCCCATTTGCCAATCAGCACAGCATCTACTTTCAGCAGACTGGCCATGTGACCAATACAGGATTGAAAAAATGCTTCCCCCGTATGGGACGCTGTCCCTTCCACCAGCAACTGCAGGGCCTGCTCTCGCTGCTTGCGCTCCTCAATCGGACGGGTAACACCCAACACTAACGGATTGCCACTGCCATCTTGGGAGCAGGCTAGGCTGGCACTTTGCCAAATCCAATAACCGGCTTTATGGCATGTCCGGAATTCAATTTCTTCTTGATCTTGCCCCGTGGAGAGCACCCGATGAAAGACGGCTTCACAAAGCACTAAATCATCGGGGTGAATAAAAGGGGCAAAGGGTTTTCCAGCCACTTCCTGGGGCGTAAACCCAGTGATCTGGGATAAATTGGGCGAGGTGTAGACAAAATTCCCCTCGGCATCTAAGAGAAAAGTGATGTCCTTGGCGTGCTCAACAATGCGACGAAATTGCTCCTCGCCTTGCCGTAACGCTGCCTCCGTTTGCTGTCGCTGGGTAATGTCGCGATAGCTCCACACTCGACCCACAATCTCGTCCTTCAGGCGCTGGGGCTGGGAATACCACTCAAACACGCGCCCGTCCTTGAGGGTGATTTGGTCGCAAATCACGGCATCAGGCGTCTGATCAAACAGCGCTAGGATATGAGCCTTAAACCCCTCTGGATCTACCGTCTGGTTCGCTAAATACTGAAACCGTTCTGCTGCATCTGATTGAGGCGAAACCAGATGTTCAGGCATCCCCCACATCTGCAAAAACTTCTGATTATGGCCTAGCACCCGGCCATCGCGATTAACAACAATTAACCCATCTGCTGTGGACTCAAAGGTGGCTTGTAGCAGCGAGAGGGCCTCTTCCCGATCTTGGGAAACCTGCTCGTGGAGGAGGATTTTCTCTGTCCCACTATCCCGCCCGCCCATCTACTGCATCACCCTACTTAGCCTGCTTTATTCCAACATTAGCCCGCTTTGTTCAAACAGGTTTACTCTATGCTCCAATCGAGAAAAACTCGGGAAGAACGCGGAAAACTCAACGGCCATAAACCCTTCTGTCTGGGGTGTTTTTGGCATAGCTTTCAACACGGCTAAAGTGATGCTCGCCTATGCTGGAGAACGATACGCCTCATCTGGGGAGAATCCGGTGCTGTTTTGGGTCTTAAAACTCACTCAACTGCTGCTGTTGCTGCCTCTGGGGTTCCTGGCACTCAGGCTCAGAACTCCTTTGCTTACCGGCCTGCGATCGCAGCTGCTGTGGCTGTTGCCTTTGGTGTTAATCGGCTTACTGGGCTTCACCCTATGGGAGCTGCGATCTCGCAGCCGGATCAAAAATTCTCGCCGAGCTGGCATGCAGCTGCTGATCTTGGTGCTGTGTGCAGCAAACTTAGCACTCATGCTGACCGTCGAAAGTCGGTATCATCTGACCAAGCGTGCCGTGCTCAGCGGCGATCGCACCCAGCTAGAACGGCTAGGGCAGCACCTGGTTGTGGGCTATCGCAACTTTGAAGCGGTGCAAACCTTAGTGCAGGCACGCGGAATTGGCGGCATCTTCATCTCCCATCGCAATCTCCAAGGGCAGACGGCGGCACAGCTAAGTCAGCAGATTGCCACCCTGCAGAGCATACGCCGCCAGCAGCAGTTGCCTCCACTGTGGGTTGCCACCGATCAGGAAGGGGGGGTCGTGTCTCGACTGTCGCCGCCTTTAACCCACCTCCCCCCGTTAGGTGAAGTGGTCAGCCAAGCTTCAACACCGGCGGCCCGTCACCAACAGGTGCAGCAATATGGCGATACCCATGGGCAAGAACTCGCATCGCTCGGGATTAACCTTAACTTCGCTCCGGTGGTAGACCTTAACAAGGGCATTGTGGTGCCTGGCGATCGGTTCTCTGTAATTTACCAGCGGGCGATTTCAGACGATAAAGCGGTTGTGGCGGAGGTCGCCCAAGATTACTGCGCGGCCCTTTCCCACCATGGAGTGCGCTGTACTCTCAAGCATTTTCCGGGGTTGGGGCGGTTGCAGGCAGATACCCATTTGAGTTCCGCCCACCTGGATACCCCCATCACTGAGTTAGCTCAGGATGACTGGATGCCGTTTCAGCAGGTGATGGCCAACTCGGAAGCGCTGACGATGTTGGGCCACCCTATCTTGACCGCCGTCGATGATCAGCATCCGGTGTCCTTTTCTGAGGCGGTTATTACCGGTATTGTGCGCCAGCAGTGGCACCATGATGGCCTTCTAATTACCGATGACTTCAGTATGGGAGCCGTTTATAAAAGTCGCGATGGCGTCACGGGGGCGGTGGTGAAGGCATTGAACGCTGGGGTAGATCTAATTTTGATTTCCTATGACATAGATTTGTATTACCCGGTGATGGCGGCGTTAATGCAGGCCGAACGCAACGATCGCCTCTCTGATCAGCGGCTAGCAGAGAGCCGCGATCGCCTGCAGCAAAATCCGCCCTGTGATCTCGCCTCTTCAGCAACCGACACTATATTGTCCGGGGGTAACCCCGACAAACCGCTTAAAGTGGCGGGTAAAGTGGCTCTGATCGGCAAAACCAGTGTCAACGGCAACATCAGCGATGGCTCGTCCTTGGGCTAGCTGAGCTTTGGCATGGTGAATGCGAACCTGCAAAAGATAGGCATGGGGCGGCAAGCCCATTTCTTTGCGAAACGTGCGTAACAGGCGCAGGGGTTTCATCTGAACTAAAGTCGCCAGCTCCGTCAATGACAGGTTTTGCGTAAAAAACGCCTCAATATAATCGCGAACGCGCTGCACAATACGACTCTCTGGGGTCAGCGGGTCAACCGCGCCTTCGGCATGTTGGGTAACCAGTTCAGCTAAAACCGTTGTCAGATAGGTCTCTTGGGCCAAGGTGATGGGCTCGTGCTCAAGGGCCGTCAGCAGATGCCGCAGCTGCTGGGTCAGCCTGCGATCGCAAATTTGATTCTCTTCAAAATAAGGCAGGGGCTGCTCGCGCTCACTCGGCATTGCCCTCGCCACAGTTTCACACGCTGGATAAAGAATCCGGTAGCTGTAGCGATTGCCATTAACGGTTCCGCCCCAGTGCACCTGCCCTGGGTTAATGACCAGCATGTCGCCCGGATTTAGGAAATAGTCTCTCGCCTCAGTTCTGTAGGCGAGCTGCCCCTGCTCAACCACGGCGAGGCCAAATTCAGGATGAATGTGCCGACCAAAGGCGTGGGTAATGCCGACGGCTTTGAGGCACTCGACATTGTTCAACGCCTGCACGCGCCAGAGTTTTGCTTGCGACTTGGGCATACGCAACGCCTGTCAACTTACTTAAAGTACTAGCGTAGTGATGAAATTCATGCCTGTCTTGTACGTTTTTTCAGGACTTCGCCACACGATTTCTTTATTCTTCCAGCAGGTGACTGTGATAGCGCAACTGCTCATTAGGCAGATAAACCGTTGGCCTTAAGGTTTGGTGTTTT is drawn from Leptolyngbya sp. SIO1E4 and contains these coding sequences:
- a CDS encoding PAS domain S-box protein — its product is MGGRDSGTEKILLHEQVSQDREEALSLLQATFESTADGLIVVNRDGRVLGHNQKFLQMWGMPEHLVSPQSDAAERFQYLANQTVDPEGFKAHILALFDQTPDAVICDQITLKDGRVFEWYSQPQRLKDEIVGRVWSYRDITQRQQTEAALRQGEEQFRRIVEHAKDITFLLDAEGNFVYTSPNLSQITGFTPQEVAGKPFAPFIHPDDLVLCEAVFHRVLSTGQDQEEIEFRTCHKAGYWIWQSASLACSQDGSGNPLVLGVTRPIEERKQREQALQLLVEGTASHTGEAFFQSCIGHMASLLKVDAVLIGKWADAHKCRVHTLSFLIEGQLRENFDYDLAGTPCELVVQGKPAYFAEGLVALFPNDPLLASERLDSYLGLPLVSSNGEVIGVIAVLNRGSLEFDPDREMFFRIFAARVGAELERQQAETALRQGEEQFRTLIENVPGAVYRCRSDEWWTMTFLSEAIADLTGYPAADFMNKPGRSLADLLTKSDVTAVNAVMRQAVDAHQPYVVEYPITHANGSERWMYEKGQGIFDDAGNLLWLDGVIVDITNRKRAEMLLTSQKQVLELIAADAPLDATLALLVSTFEKLAHCSTGSILLLDDSGQHLHHSIAPNLPEAYQQLVDGLEIGPAVGSCGTAAYRKAPVIVTDTQSDPLWSQWRDLARRFNLHSCWSMPIMSSQGTMMGTFALYFDRPQAPTADHWQILETAAHLAGIAMERKRTAEELYRAKEAAEMANRAKSQFLANMSHELRTPMNAILGFAQLMARDTSLSPQQQGALNVINTSGEHLLDLINDVLEMSKIEAGTITLSPHPFDLRHLLRTLQDMFQIQAEAKQLTLRFTLDDAVPRYIVGDEGKLRQVLINLLGNALKFTQVGHVALTVQAEAPTAAANGTLTFAIEDTGPGIPDEVLPLLFKPFVQAIHHVPGEGGSGLGLAITQQFVQLMGGAIAIATEVGQGSTFTFSIALEPVEPTALATLEDLSLQVATASDKTVQCLAPDQPVYRILVVDDRPENLDPLVQLLQSVGFDTRAAINGQDALNQWSTWHPHLIWMDMRMPIMDGYEATRQIRKREQGRGASENPAASAPSSISPALPTKIIALTASAFEDQREEMLAAGCDDFMHKPFHGEEIFRKMADHLGVAYVLSSPRERALPAARLGALSLETREGMPRSWLQDLSQAAIQADADWLKHLVDQMRPEQAELAKRLRDLVSRFEFEAIVEWVETVVHG
- a CDS encoding AraC family transcriptional regulator, which translates into the protein MPKSQAKLWRVQALNNVECLKAVGITHAFGRHIHPEFGLAVVEQGQLAYRTEARDYFLNPGDMLVINPGQVHWGGTVNGNRYSYRILYPACETVARAMPSEREQPLPYFEENQICDRRLTQQLRHLLTALEHEPITLAQETYLTTVLAELVTQHAEGAVDPLTPESRIVQRVRDYIEAFFTQNLSLTELATLVQMKPLRLLRTFRKEMGLPPHAYLLQVRIHHAKAQLAQGRAIADVAVDTGFADQSHFTRHFKRFVGVTPGQYSVGC